Proteins encoded in a region of the Larimichthys crocea isolate SSNF chromosome XVI, L_crocea_2.0, whole genome shotgun sequence genome:
- the wu:fb74b10 gene encoding uncharacterized protein wu:fb74b10, with amino-acid sequence MAANEAGRTKWTEETEDALVEWWQRYECLYNMSSDTFHKKSEKERCWEEIATALHMPVEDVKVRAASLRTQYSRLLKPLRSGRKKRATTPRQQKILTSLKFLEKHIISRYSERELGTSAKELLTTQQESEDSEPENTALSPDLDSSRLNSPAESGASSRATWPMDKEDEFLQLWQRHECLYNMSGDKFYDRIEKERKWAEIARALDLPVEDVKMRATTLRTQYARLLRVQGQRRNKPMTHRQKRILKSCEFLRQHINYRSSEHKLDQSMTDELKTQKDGNNSEPENTVPPQDLYGGASPSPSQSSSVSPLPHQLPEKQPKIQNGNDVERQKVALLQQMIDVIQEIGKQPERDCEDSFGLTVAMELKRIQNLALRNTVKRQIMTTLYDALDSEMMIDPISYLIPDQEPEETFPRDESQSVTVVIP; translated from the exons ATGGCCGCGAACGAAGCCGGACGGACGAAGTGGACCGAGGAGACGGAGGACGCGCTGGTGGAGTGGTGGCAGCGCTACGAGTGTCTGTACAACATGTCGTCCGACACGTTCCACAAGAAGTCCGAGAAGGAGAGATGCTGGGAGGAGATAGCGACGGCTCTGCACATGCCTG TTGAGGACGTGAAGGTGCGGGCAGCCTCTCTGCGGACGCAGTACTccagactgctgaagcctctGCGCAgcgggaggaagaagagagccACGACGCCCCGACAGCAGAAGATCCTCACCTCGCTGAAGTTTCTGGAAAAACACATCATCTCTCGTTACTCCGAGCGCGAA CTCGGCACATCAGCAAAAGAGCTGTTGACCACACAACAGGAGAGTGAAGACAGTGAGCCAGAGAACACAGCCTTGTCCCCGGACCTCGATTCTAGCAGGTTGAACTCACCTGCAGAGAGCGGTGCTTCCAGTCGGGCCACGTGGCCTATGGATAAAGAAGATGAGTTTTTACAGCTGTGGCAGCggcatgaatgtctgtacaacatGTCTGGAGACAAATTTTACGACCGTATcgagaaggaaaggaaatgggCTGAAATCGCCAGAGCTTTGGATCTTCCAG TTGAGGATGTAAAGATGAGGGCCACCACGCTACGAACTCAGTATGCCAGACTGTTGAGAGTGCAGGGTCAAAGGAGGAATAAACCCATGACACACAGGCAGAAGAGGATCCTGAAATCCTGTGAATTCCTCAGACAACATATCAACTATCGTTCCAGTGAACACAAA CTTGACCAATCGATGACAGATGAGTTGAAGACGCAGAAGGACGGCAACAACAGCGAGCCAGAGAACACCGTACCACCGCAGGACTTATATGGTGGAGCATCACCTTCACCCAGCCAGAGCTCCTCTGTTTCACCTCTTCCTCATCAGCTTCCcgaaaaacagccaaaaatcCAAAATGGGAACGAcgtggagagacagaaagttgCCTTGTTACAACAGATGATCGATGTTATCCAGGAGATTGGcaaacaaccagagagagactGTGAGGACTCGTTTGGCCTCACTGTCGCAATGGAACTAAAGAGGATACAGAACCTGGCACTGAGGAACACCGTCAAGAGACAGATAATGACTACGCTGTATGATGCGCTCGACTCTGAAATGATGATAGACCCAATCTCATACCTCATACCTGACCAAGAGCCCGAGGAAACTTTTCCAAGGGATGAATCCCAATCTGTAACCGTGGTCATACCTTAA
- the LOC104935522 gene encoding zinc finger protein 665, with amino-acid sequence MHHISETKDPPLPLSCLRLLVPPLRLVCAAIWETVQHKVVANYGLLDEFVTAVTGIVPELLNRRQRCLLSLGLRVQLTLELCRPEHAIDLKTIQPHLDIVTLLWNAEMSDSGDGSSASDLLGLIHTLIKDQEERQHFFQDVFPARFGDKYSEDIQMLVQIFLSQLDKLLTAPSLKQVACMLSDVPSLLSECVKCFCQSQEFKSLLEYQKEHNQLNENDNPAVGTSICSALFLPPLTTVLIEQEETPLEANVLTDYMDAFNKELTVETVTMEKNADDVKSESDNPKSREIHTRGFKNQSSVNSEEGTEDEILCSMQHVESLDGDKMSVDSCAVEVQVHYNVEIPAEDTVITVNKPSVEEDEQVQALVSTTDDKVISSSETENCTKKQSEVSTGTIIDEQVKNINVSKVVPSPVLHAPVVITSQRAVRQNRGLKMKNLSITSKNEQSKRGPRVLSTSKTCPTCGKTYSRASDMRRHQRTHTGERPFQCSQCQKCFQFHYDLKRHELNVCRISVPQSQNCSLEDKNTEDPKQGEGHDQLPIIPSDVRTHEKECLVNQKQVDVPSGELVPLPNEQDVQPFSSKVELGDIKEQSQEPYRGNQRGKKSKGMKPKKTFKHNPADTSLYCVECNRSFPDKARLKTHNLRHKPRPCTKCGESFKGSIDLNQHYVEVHDFTGPFPCTLCERTYTDLRGLIRHERFHTGELPFKCPKCPKAFSYASALTLHDRTHTKEAPFLCWDCGKGCKSNAALRIHRLCCHSSAKEKHLCCEHCGKAYALKRSLDLHVAKLHTGVRYPCSHCGKLFRSASSLTRHDLTHTEERPYSCNQCSKSFRSASELKVHTRYHTGERPFRCQECGKGFVQSYYLTAHMRMHTGEKPYKCPTCDKHFKTTGILKRHQMTHTGEKPHKCSVCEMAFSRMELVKAHIRKFH; translated from the exons ATCCCCCTCTGCCCCTATCCTGTCTGCGCCTCCTGGTACCACCGCTTCGACTAGTCTGCGCAGCGATCTGGGAAACAGTCCAACACAAAGTTGTGGCCAATTACGGACTGCTGGATGAGTTTGTGACAGCAGTCACCGGCATTGTCCCAGAGCTTCTTAATCGCAGACAGAGGTGCTTGCTGAGCCTTGGCCTTCGGGTTCAG CTCACATTGGAGTTGTGCCGCCCAGAGCACGCGATAGACCTTAAGACCATTCAGCCACACCTCGATATAGTCACTTTACTATGGAACGCAGAG ATGAGTGATTCAGGGGATGGGTCCTCTGCATCAGACCTCCTTGGTCTTATTCACACCCTGATTAAAGATCAGGAGGAGAGGCAGCACTTCTTCCAG GATGTTTTCCCAGCGAGGTTTGGTGACAAGTATTCTGAAGATATACAAATGCTCGTGCAGATATTCCTCTCGCAGCTTGACAAGTTACTCACTGCTCCCAGTCTTAAACAG GTTGCCTGTATGCTCAGTGACGTGCCATCACTTCTGTCCgaatgtgtgaaatgtttctgtcaatCTCAGGAATTTAAATCTCTTTTGGAATATCAAAAAGAGCACAATCAACTGAACGAAAATG ATAATCCAGCAGTTGGCACCAGCATTTGTTCAGCTCTCTTTCTGCCACCATTGACAACAGTCTTGATAGAACAAGAAGAAACACCACTGGAAGCAAATGTGTTAACTGATTACATGGACGCATTCAACAAAGAACTGACAGTGGAGACTGTTACAATGGAGAAAAACGCAGATGATGTTAAATCAGAGAGTGACAACCCAAAAAGTAGAGAAATACATACCAGAGGTTTCAAGAATCAGTCCTCCGTGAACAGTGAAGAAGGAACAGAGGATGAGATCTTATGCTCCATGCAACATGTTGAGTCTTTAGATGGGGATAAGATGAGTGTAGACTCTTGTGCTGTTGAGGTCCAAGTACATTACAATGTTGAAATTCCTGCTGAGGACACTGTTATCACAGTGAATAAGCCCTCCGTCGAAGAGGACGAGCAAGTTCAGGCATTGGTTAGTACCACAGATGACAAAGTCATAAGCTCTagtgagactgaaaactgtacaaaaaaacaaagcgaGGTCAGTACCGGCACAATAATTGATGAACAAGTAAAAAATATCAATGTATCTAAAGTAGTGCCGTCTCCTGTACTGCATGCACCTGTTGTGATCACATCCCAGAGAGCAGTCAGACAAAACAGAGGTCTGAAGATGAAAAACCTTTCAATAACCTCTAAAAATGAGCAGTCAAAGAGGGGTCCTCGAGTTCTGTCAACCAGCAAGACTTGCCCCACGTGTGGTAAGACATACAGTCGTGCATCAGATATGAGAAGGCATCAGAGGACCCACACAGGGGAGCGGCCTTTCCAGTGTTCACAgtgtcagaaatgttttcagttcCATTATGACCTGAAGAGACATGAGTTAAATGTGTGTCGAATCAGTGTGCCACAATCTCAGAACTGCTCCCTagaggacaaaaacactgaagaccCAAAGCAGGGGGAGGGTCATGACCAACTCCCAATTATACCTTCAGACGTTAGGACTCATGAAAAAGAATGCCTGGTAAATCAGAAACAAGTGGATGTACCTTCTGGAGAGCTAGTACCTCTTCCCAACGAGCAAGATGTCCAACCATTCAGCAGCAAAGTAGAGTTAGGAGACATAAAGGAGCAGAGCCAGGAACCATATCGGGGTAATCAGAGGGGCAAGAAATCGAAGGGTATGAAgccaaaaaagacatttaaacacaACCCTGCTGATACTTCACTGTACTGTGTGGAATGCAACAGGTCCTTCCCAGACAAGGCAAGacttaaaacacacaatctGAGACACAAGCCTCGTCCGTGCACCAAGTGTGGTGAGAGTTTCAAAGGTTCCATAGACCTCAACCAACACTATGTTGAAGTACATGATTTCACAGGACCTTTCCCCTGCACTTTGTGTGAACGAACTTACACAGATCTGAGAGGCCTGATCAGACACGAGAGGTTCCACACAGGTGAGCTCCCTTTCAAATGTCCCAAGTGTCCAAAAGCGTTCAGTTATGCATCTGCTCTGACACTACATGACCGAACTCACACCAAAGAAGCTCCCTTCCTCTGCTGGGATTGCGGGAAAGGTTGCAAGTCCAACGCTGCCCTGAGAATCCACAGACTGTGTTGTCACAGCAGCGCCAAAGAGAAGCACTTATGCTGCGAACATTGCGGAAAAGCTTACGCACTCAAAAGAAGCTTGGACCTTCACGTGGCAAAACTTCACACGGGTGTGCGCTACCCATGCTCCCACTGCGGCAAACTGTTCCGAAGTGCAAGCTCGTTGACGAGACATGATCTGACCCACACAGAGGAAAGACCTTACTCGTGCAACCAGTGCAGCAAGAGTTTCAGATCAGCGTCGGAGCTGAAGGTACACACCCGATATCACACCGGGGAGAGGCCATTCAGGTGTCAAGAATGTGGCAAGGGATTTGTGCAGTCTTATTACCTTACTGCACACATGAGGATGCATACGGGGGAAAAGCCGTATAAATGTCCGACATGtgataaacattttaaaaccacaGGTATTTTGAAAAGACACCAAATGACCCATACAGGAGAGAAACCCCATAAATGTTCAGTCTGTGAAATGGCCTTTAGCCGGATGGAGCTTGTGAAAGCTCACATAAGAAAATTTCATTAA